The following proteins are co-located in the Bosea sp. AS-1 genome:
- the putA gene encoding bifunctional proline dehydrogenase/L-glutamate gamma-semialdehyde dehydrogenase PutA, translating to MAAPTIPPFRAPYAEDDGAIAGRLLAGARRDPAAKARIDARATGLIEAIRTRKVGLGGIEELLREYSLSTKEGLALMVLAEALLRVPDAVTADRLIEDKLGQGDFANHESKSDAFLVSASAWALGITARVIQPGETPAGIVGGLAKRLGLPAVRTATRQAMRVMGNHFVLGQTIEEALKRARTGTGKLYRYSFDMLGEGARTQADADRYFASYTAAIDAIGRSAGNDRLPNRPGISVKLSALHPRYEATSHERVISELVPKVIALARQAKSYDLNFTIDAEEADRLELSLDVIDAVFADPSLDGWDGFGLAIQAYQKRAAAVIGHIGRLAEVHNRRMMVRLVKGAYWDTELKRAQERGLPDYPVFTRKAMTDLNYEACAAQLLKLRPRIIPQFATHNAFTVATVAEMAENAEGFEFQRLHGMGEALYEKLLRENGGYACRTYAPVGGHQDLLAYLVRRLLENGANSSFVSASGDPDVPVSQLLLAPADIIGSASAARHRRIPLPADLYGPSRKNSAGTELGHEESLDGLLKEIAAAGSFPDAAPIIDGKPQPGISRDVRSPIDNKPLGKVIEADAATAERAMAAAIKGFRAWSETPARVRAAALRKAADIMEARRGLLIALLQGEAGKTIDDAISEVREAVDFCRYYAAQAEEHFATPLALPGPTGEENRLILRGRGAFVCIAPWNFPLAIFAGQVVAALVAGNSVVAKPAPQTPLIAAVTIRILHEAGVPVSALHLVTGGTEAGAALVAHRQVAGVAFTGSTATARGINRVLAAKDGPIVPLIAETGGLNAMIVDATALPEQVSDDVVMSAFRSAGQRCSALRLLVVQDDVADKMIEMIEGATKELKLGDPRLLDTHIGPVIDAAARQRLDAHVAAMRQQGRITWAGQVPELGGTFVAPHIVKLDRVGDLTAEHFGPILHVVRWKAGELDKVIDAIDATGYGLTLGVHSRIEATVERVAQRLSTGNVYVNRNIIGAVVGVQPFGGHGLSGTGPKAGGPHYLMRFATEQTVTINTAAAGGNASLIAMGE from the coding sequence ATGGCAGCCCCCACCATTCCGCCCTTCCGCGCGCCTTATGCCGAGGATGACGGTGCCATCGCCGGTCGCCTGCTCGCCGGCGCCCGGCGAGATCCCGCCGCCAAGGCCCGGATCGACGCCCGCGCCACCGGGCTGATCGAGGCGATCCGCACCCGCAAGGTCGGCCTGGGCGGCATCGAGGAGTTGCTGCGCGAATACTCGCTCTCGACCAAGGAGGGCCTCGCGCTGATGGTCCTGGCGGAGGCGCTGCTGCGCGTGCCCGACGCCGTCACCGCCGACCGGCTGATCGAGGACAAGCTCGGCCAGGGCGATTTCGCCAATCACGAGTCGAAGTCGGACGCTTTCCTGGTCTCGGCCTCGGCCTGGGCGCTCGGCATCACCGCCCGCGTCATTCAGCCGGGCGAGACGCCGGCCGGCATCGTCGGAGGCCTGGCCAAGCGCCTCGGCCTGCCTGCCGTGCGCACCGCGACGCGCCAGGCGATGCGCGTGATGGGCAATCATTTCGTGCTCGGCCAGACCATCGAGGAGGCGCTGAAGCGCGCCCGCACCGGCACCGGCAAGCTCTATCGCTACTCCTTCGACATGCTCGGCGAAGGCGCGCGCACGCAGGCCGACGCCGACCGCTATTTCGCCTCCTACACAGCCGCGATCGACGCCATCGGTCGCTCTGCCGGCAACGACCGCCTGCCCAACCGCCCCGGCATCTCGGTCAAGCTTTCGGCGCTGCATCCGCGCTACGAGGCGACGAGCCATGAGCGCGTGATCTCGGAGCTGGTCCCGAAGGTCATCGCGCTCGCCCGGCAGGCCAAGAGCTACGATCTCAACTTCACGATCGACGCCGAGGAGGCCGATCGTCTGGAATTGTCGCTCGACGTCATCGACGCGGTCTTTGCCGATCCCTCGCTCGATGGCTGGGACGGTTTCGGCCTCGCCATCCAGGCCTATCAGAAGCGCGCCGCGGCTGTGATCGGCCATATCGGCCGGCTGGCGGAGGTGCACAACCGCCGCATGATGGTGCGGCTGGTCAAGGGCGCTTATTGGGACACCGAGCTGAAGCGCGCCCAGGAACGCGGCCTGCCCGATTATCCGGTCTTCACCCGCAAGGCGATGACCGACCTGAACTACGAGGCCTGCGCCGCGCAGCTCCTGAAGCTGAGGCCCCGCATCATCCCGCAATTCGCCACCCATAACGCGTTCACCGTCGCGACCGTGGCCGAGATGGCGGAGAACGCCGAGGGCTTCGAGTTCCAGCGCCTGCACGGCATGGGCGAGGCACTCTACGAAAAGCTGCTGCGCGAGAACGGCGGCTATGCCTGCCGCACCTATGCGCCGGTCGGCGGCCACCAGGACCTGCTCGCCTATCTCGTCAGGCGCCTGCTCGAGAATGGCGCCAACTCCTCCTTCGTCAGCGCCTCCGGCGATCCTGACGTGCCGGTCTCGCAGCTCCTGCTCGCGCCGGCCGACATCATCGGCTCGGCCAGCGCCGCGCGCCATCGCCGCATCCCGCTTCCGGCCGATCTCTACGGCCCATCGCGGAAGAACTCGGCCGGCACCGAGCTCGGCCACGAGGAAAGCCTCGACGGTCTGCTGAAAGAGATCGCGGCCGCCGGCAGCTTCCCGGATGCGGCGCCGATCATCGATGGCAAGCCCCAGCCCGGCATCTCCCGCGACGTGCGCTCCCCGATCGACAACAAGCCGCTCGGCAAGGTGATCGAGGCTGACGCGGCCACGGCCGAGCGCGCCATGGCCGCCGCGATAAAGGGTTTCCGCGCCTGGAGCGAGACGCCCGCCCGCGTCCGCGCCGCGGCTCTGCGCAAGGCCGCCGACATCATGGAAGCCCGCCGCGGCCTGCTGATCGCCCTGCTGCAGGGCGAGGCCGGCAAGACCATCGACGACGCCATCTCGGAGGTGCGTGAGGCCGTCGATTTCTGCCGCTACTACGCCGCCCAGGCCGAGGAGCATTTCGCCACGCCGCTCGCCCTGCCGGGCCCCACGGGCGAGGAAAACCGGCTGATCCTGCGCGGTCGCGGCGCCTTCGTCTGCATTGCGCCCTGGAACTTCCCGCTCGCGATCTTCGCCGGGCAGGTAGTGGCCGCGCTCGTCGCCGGCAACAGCGTCGTCGCCAAGCCGGCCCCACAGACGCCGCTGATTGCCGCCGTGACCATCAGGATCCTGCACGAGGCCGGCGTACCGGTCTCGGCTCTGCATCTCGTCACGGGCGGAACCGAGGCCGGCGCAGCTCTGGTCGCTCACAGGCAAGTCGCCGGCGTCGCCTTCACCGGCTCGACCGCGACCGCGCGCGGAATCAACCGGGTGCTGGCCGCCAAGGACGGTCCGATCGTGCCGCTGATCGCCGAGACCGGTGGCCTCAACGCCATGATCGTCGACGCCACCGCCCTGCCCGAGCAGGTCAGCGACGATGTCGTGATGTCGGCCTTCCGCTCAGCCGGGCAGCGCTGCTCGGCGCTGCGCCTGCTGGTCGTGCAGGACGACGTCGCCGACAAGATGATCGAGATGATCGAAGGCGCCACCAAGGAGCTCAAGCTCGGCGACCCGCGCCTGCTCGACACCCATATCGGCCCGGTCATCGATGCCGCCGCCAGGCAGCGCCTCGACGCCCATGTCGCCGCCATGCGCCAGCAAGGCCGCATCACCTGGGCCGGGCAAGTACCCGAGCTCGGGGGCACCTTCGTCGCGCCGCATATCGTGAAGCTCGACCGGGTAGGCGACCTCACCGCCGAGCATTTCGGTCCGATCCTGCATGTCGTGCGCTGGAAGGCGGGCGAGCTCGACAAGGTCATCGATGCCATCGACGCCACCGGCTACGGCCTGACGCTCGGCGTCCACTCCCGCATCGAGGCGACGGTGGAGCGTGTCGCGCAGCGGCTCTCGACCGGCAATGTCTACGTCAACCGCAACATCATCGGCGCGGTGGTCGGCGTGCAGCCCTTCGGCGGCCATGGCCTGTCGGGCACCGGTCCGAAGGCCGGCGGCCCGCATTATCTGATGCGCTTCGCCACCGAGCAGACGGTGACCATCAACACCGCCGCCGCCGGCGGCAATGCCAGCCTGATCGCGATGGGCGAGTAA
- a CDS encoding ABC transporter substrate-binding protein: MDWRVEGPLAPFLVAQEKGYFGAEGLDVVFETVSGARQSVTQLGSGEFDAAFADVNALIRFRDANPGQDPKAVMMVHDRPAFAVIGRRSRGIAPVPASLEGRKLGAPAGDSAFAQWPVFSKLNQIDEGKVKLENIGFPVREPMLASGEVDGFFGFGSSSLPSLKARGVPADDIVVMAMADHGLQLYGNAVMVSQKFAAKEPGAVRGLLRAILRGIRDVAANPEAGVQLVVKRAENAQPDVERERLMMSLEQNVLTPYVKQQGLGGIEPARWAQAIDQLALAQPLKDKARARETFTDAYLPAKEDRLF; the protein is encoded by the coding sequence ATGGATTGGCGCGTAGAGGGACCGCTGGCCCCGTTCCTGGTTGCCCAGGAGAAGGGCTATTTTGGTGCCGAGGGGTTGGATGTCGTCTTCGAGACGGTGAGCGGCGCGCGCCAGTCCGTCACCCAGCTGGGTTCCGGGGAGTTCGATGCCGCTTTTGCCGACGTCAACGCGCTGATCCGGTTTCGGGACGCCAATCCCGGCCAGGATCCGAAGGCCGTGATGATGGTTCACGACCGGCCGGCTTTCGCCGTCATCGGCCGCCGCAGCCGGGGCATCGCGCCCGTGCCAGCGAGCCTCGAAGGCCGGAAACTCGGCGCGCCGGCGGGGGATAGCGCGTTCGCGCAATGGCCCGTCTTCAGCAAGCTCAACCAGATCGACGAGGGCAAGGTGAAGCTCGAGAACATCGGCTTCCCGGTCAGGGAGCCGATGCTCGCCTCGGGCGAGGTCGACGGCTTCTTCGGCTTCGGCTCATCCTCCTTGCCCAGCCTGAAGGCGCGCGGCGTGCCGGCGGACGACATCGTGGTGATGGCGATGGCCGATCACGGCCTGCAGCTCTACGGCAATGCCGTCATGGTCTCGCAGAAGTTCGCAGCCAAGGAGCCCGGCGCCGTGCGCGGCCTGTTGCGGGCGATCCTGCGCGGTATCCGCGACGTGGCGGCCAATCCCGAAGCCGGTGTGCAACTGGTCGTCAAGCGGGCCGAGAACGCGCAGCCGGACGTCGAACGGGAACGGCTCATGATGTCGCTGGAGCAGAACGTGCTGACGCCTTACGTCAAGCAGCAGGGGCTCGGTGGGATCGAACCGGCCCGCTGGGCACAGGCGATCGACCAGCTCGCCCTGGCGCAACCCCTCAAGGACAAGGCTCGCGCCAGAGAAACCTTTACCGACGCCTATCTGCCGGCCAAGGAAGACCGGCTGTTCTGA
- a CDS encoding Lrp/AsnC ligand binding domain-containing protein, translating into MMLDRTDRRILSLLQADGRIAGVELAEKVGLSPTATGERLKRLSRDGYITGYRATLDPVKLGLHLLVFVEVYLDKTTPDAFERFASAVKRAPEVLECHMVAGGFDYLVKTRVADMNAYRRFLGEVLLALPAVRETRTYAVMEEVKTDGALPL; encoded by the coding sequence ATCATGCTCGATCGGACGGATCGCCGTATCCTCTCGCTTCTGCAGGCCGATGGCCGGATCGCCGGTGTCGAGCTGGCGGAGAAGGTCGGCCTTTCCCCGACGGCGACGGGCGAGCGGCTGAAGCGGCTTTCACGCGACGGCTACATCACCGGCTATCGCGCCACGCTCGACCCGGTGAAGCTCGGGCTGCATCTCCTCGTTTTCGTCGAGGTCTATCTCGACAAGACGACGCCGGACGCGTTCGAGCGCTTCGCATCGGCGGTGAAACGGGCGCCGGAGGTGCTCGAATGCCATATGGTCGCCGGCGGTTTCGACTATCTGGTGAAGACGCGCGTGGCCGACATGAACGCCTATCGTCGCTTCCTCGGCGAGGTGCTGCTCGCCCTGCCGGCGGTCCGCGAAACCCGCACCTATGCCGTGATGGAGGAGGTCAAGACCGACGGCGCCCTGCCACTCTGA
- the atpA gene encoding F0F1 ATP synthase subunit alpha, which yields MDIRPAEISAILKAQISNFGSEASVTEVGQVLSVGDGIARVYGLDKVQAGEMVEFETGVRGMALNLESDNVGVVIFGSDRDIKEGQTVKRTGAIVDVPVGKELLGRVVDALGNPIDGKGPIKAKERRRVDVKAPGIIPRKSVHEPMATGLKAIDALIPIGRGQRELIIGDRQTGKTAVALDTILNQKPLNVEGAPESQKLYCVYVAVGQKRSTVAQLVKVLEERGALEYSIVVAATASDAAPMQFLAPFAGCSMGEYFRDNGMHAVIIYDDLSKQAVAYRQMSLLLRRPPGREAYPGDVFYLHSRLLERAAKMGEAAGLGSLTALPVIETQANDVSAYIPTNVISITDGQIFLETDLFYQGIRPAVNVGLSVSRVGSSAQTKATKKVAGKIKGELAQYREMAAFAQFGSDLDAVTQRLLNRGARLTELLKQPQFSPLKMEEQVVVIYAGVNGYLDALPVNKVRAFEDGLLALVRSKHADLLNEIGSSKDLSDANAAKLKDIVTGFAKSFA from the coding sequence ATGGACATCCGCCCCGCTGAAATCTCCGCCATCCTGAAGGCCCAGATCTCGAATTTTGGGTCGGAAGCTTCGGTCACCGAAGTCGGCCAGGTTCTCTCCGTCGGTGACGGCATCGCCCGCGTCTACGGCCTCGACAAGGTCCAGGCCGGCGAGATGGTCGAGTTCGAGACCGGTGTGCGCGGCATGGCGCTCAACCTCGAGAGCGACAATGTCGGCGTCGTCATCTTCGGTTCCGACCGCGACATCAAGGAAGGCCAGACCGTCAAGCGCACCGGCGCCATCGTCGACGTTCCCGTCGGCAAGGAACTGCTCGGCCGCGTCGTGGACGCGCTCGGCAACCCGATCGACGGCAAGGGCCCGATCAAGGCCAAGGAGCGTCGCCGCGTCGACGTCAAGGCGCCTGGCATCATTCCGCGCAAGTCGGTGCACGAGCCGATGGCGACCGGCCTCAAGGCGATCGACGCCCTGATCCCGATCGGCCGCGGCCAGCGCGAGCTCATCATCGGCGACCGCCAGACCGGCAAGACCGCCGTGGCGCTCGACACCATCCTGAACCAGAAGCCGCTGAACGTCGAAGGCGCTCCGGAGAGCCAGAAGCTCTACTGTGTCTATGTCGCCGTCGGCCAGAAGCGCTCGACCGTCGCGCAGCTCGTGAAGGTGCTCGAGGAGCGCGGCGCGCTGGAGTACTCGATCGTCGTCGCGGCCACCGCTTCGGACGCTGCTCCGATGCAGTTCCTGGCGCCCTTCGCCGGCTGCTCCATGGGCGAGTATTTCCGCGATAACGGCATGCACGCCGTGATCATCTATGACGACCTGTCGAAGCAGGCCGTCGCCTACCGCCAGATGTCGCTGCTGCTGCGCCGCCCGCCGGGTCGCGAAGCCTATCCGGGCGACGTGTTCTATCTCCACTCCCGCCTGCTCGAGCGCGCGGCGAAGATGGGCGAGGCCGCCGGCCTCGGCTCGCTGACGGCGCTGCCGGTCATCGAGACGCAGGCGAACGACGTGTCCGCCTACATCCCGACCAACGTGATCTCGATCACCGACGGTCAGATCTTCCTTGAGACGGACCTGTTCTACCAGGGCATCCGCCCGGCCGTGAACGTCGGTCTCTCGGTGTCGCGCGTCGGTTCGTCGGCGCAGACCAAGGCCACCAAGAAGGTCGCCGGCAAGATCAAGGGCGAGCTCGCCCAGTATCGCGAGATGGCCGCCTTCGCCCAGTTCGGTTCGGACCTCGATGCGGTCACGCAGCGTCTGCTCAACCGCGGCGCCCGCCTGACCGAGCTGCTGAAGCAGCCGCAGTTCTCGCCGCTGAAGATGGAAGAGCAGGTCGTCGTGATCTATGCCGGCGTGAACGGCTATCTCGACGCGCTGCCGGTCAACAAGGTTCGCGCCTTCGAGGACGGCCTGCTGGCGCTGGTCCGCTCGAAGCATGCCGATCTGCTGAACGAGATCGGCTCGTCCAAGGACCTGTCGGACGCCAACGCCGCCAAGCTCAAGGACATCGTCACGGGCTTCGCGAAGTCCTTCGCCTGA
- a CDS encoding F0F1 ATP synthase subunit epsilon yields the protein MATFKFELVSPERILFSGDVISVIVPSVEGEMTVLAGHAPLVATLKTGIVFVQTTDQNGKEFFVNGGLVEVNQETTTILAEQGRFLEDVDTAVLDAEILTAETRLTGAHSDEEKKRLSEMLVQLREFKHVFEQRKAA from the coding sequence ATGGCCACCTTCAAGTTCGAACTCGTCTCGCCGGAGCGCATCCTGTTCTCGGGCGACGTCATCAGCGTCATCGTCCCCTCGGTCGAAGGTGAGATGACCGTGCTCGCAGGCCATGCGCCTCTGGTCGCGACGCTCAAGACGGGCATCGTCTTCGTCCAGACGACCGATCAGAACGGCAAGGAATTCTTCGTCAATGGCGGCCTCGTCGAGGTCAACCAGGAAACGACGACGATCCTGGCCGAGCAGGGCCGTTTCCTCGAGGACGTCGATACCGCCGTTCTCGACGCCGAGATCCTGACCGCCGAAACCCGGCTGACGGGCGCTCACAGCGACGAGGAAAAGAAGCGCCTGAGCGAGATGCTGGTGCAGCTGCGCGAATTCAAGCACGTCTTCGAGCAGCGCAAGGCCGCCTGA
- the atpD gene encoding F0F1 ATP synthase subunit beta codes for MAKAATKTTKTKTAEKPANTGTGRVAQVIGAVVDVQFDGELPEILNALETENLGNRLVLEVAQHLGENTVRTIAMDSTEGLVRGQSVTDTGAPIAVPVGEETLGRIMNVIGEPVDEAGPILTTATRGIHQPAPAYSEQSTEAQILVTGIKVVDLLAPYAKGGKIGLFGGAGVGKTVLIMELINNVAKAHGGYSVFAGVGERTREGNDLYHEMIESNVNKDPKENNGSTAGSKCALVYGQMNEPPGARMRVALSGLTVAENFRDQGQDVLFFVDNIFRFTQAGSEVSALLGRIPSAVGYQPTLATDMGNLQERITTTTKGSITSVQAIYVPADDLTDPAPATSFAHLDATTVLSRSIAEKGIYPAVDPLDSTSRMLSADIVGEEHYGVARQVQQVLQRYKALQDIIAILGMDELSEDDKMTVARARKIERFLSQPFHVAEVFTGSPGKLVSLEDTIKGFKGLVEGKYDHLPEAAFYMVGSIEEAVEKAQRLAAEAA; via the coding sequence ATGGCCAAAGCCGCTACCAAGACCACCAAGACGAAGACCGCCGAGAAGCCCGCCAACACCGGTACCGGCCGGGTCGCCCAGGTCATCGGCGCGGTCGTCGACGTGCAGTTCGACGGCGAGCTGCCGGAGATCCTGAACGCCCTCGAGACCGAGAACCTCGGCAACCGCCTGGTGCTCGAAGTCGCCCAGCACCTCGGCGAGAACACGGTTCGCACCATCGCGATGGACTCGACCGAAGGTCTGGTTCGCGGCCAGTCCGTGACCGACACCGGCGCCCCGATCGCGGTTCCGGTCGGCGAGGAGACGCTTGGCCGAATCATGAACGTCATCGGCGAGCCGGTCGACGAAGCCGGCCCGATCCTGACCACCGCCACCCGCGGCATCCACCAGCCGGCCCCGGCCTATTCGGAGCAGTCGACCGAGGCGCAGATCCTCGTCACCGGCATCAAGGTCGTCGACCTGCTGGCTCCCTACGCCAAGGGCGGCAAGATCGGCCTGTTCGGCGGCGCCGGCGTCGGCAAGACCGTGCTGATCATGGAGCTGATCAACAACGTCGCGAAGGCCCACGGCGGCTACTCGGTGTTCGCCGGCGTCGGCGAGCGCACCCGTGAAGGCAACGACCTCTATCACGAGATGATCGAGTCGAACGTCAACAAGGATCCAAAGGAGAACAACGGTTCGACCGCTGGCTCCAAGTGCGCCCTGGTGTACGGCCAGATGAACGAGCCCCCGGGCGCCCGCATGCGCGTCGCCCTCTCGGGCCTGACCGTCGCCGAGAACTTCCGCGACCAGGGCCAGGACGTGCTGTTCTTCGTCGACAACATCTTCCGCTTCACGCAGGCGGGTTCGGAAGTGTCGGCGCTGCTCGGCCGCATTCCTTCGGCGGTGGGCTATCAGCCGACGCTCGCCACCGACATGGGCAACCTGCAGGAGCGCATCACCACCACGACCAAGGGCTCGATCACCTCGGTGCAGGCGATCTACGTGCCGGCGGACGACCTGACCGACCCGGCGCCGGCGACCTCCTTCGCCCACCTCGACGCCACGACCGTGCTGTCGCGCTCGATCGCGGAAAAGGGCATCTATCCGGCGGTCGACCCGCTCGACTCGACCTCGCGCATGCTCTCGGCCGACATCGTCGGCGAGGAGCATTACGGCGTCGCCCGTCAGGTCCAGCAGGTGCTCCAGCGCTACAAGGCGCTGCAGGACATCATCGCGATCCTGGGCATGGACGAGCTCTCGGAAGACGACAAGATGACGGTCGCCCGCGCCCGCAAGATCGAGCGCTTCCTGTCGCAGCCCTTCCACGTGGCGGAAGTCTTCACCGGCTCGCCCGGCAAGCTCGTCTCGCTCGAGGACACGATCAAGGGCTTCAAGGGCCTGGTCGAGGGCAAGTACGACCACCTGCCGGAAGCGGCCTTCTACATGGTCGGCTCGATCGAGGAAGCCGTCGAGAAGGCGCAGCGCCTGGCCGCCGAGGCTGCCTGA
- a CDS encoding F0F1 ATP synthase subunit gamma, which yields MPSLKDLRNRIASVKATQKITKAMQMVAAAKLRRAQSAAEAARPYAERMETVLANLASGVTGSSAPRLIAGTGSDKVHLLLVLTAERGLCGAFNSSISRLARDKANALKAEGKTVKIICVGKKGYDILRRQFANEIIEFIDLREFKQVGFVNAEAIAQNVLTRFNNGEFDVATLFFSKFRSVIAQIPTAQRIIPAEIPEGTKQTDAVYDYEPEEGEILETLLPRNLTVQVLRGLLENAASEQGARMSAMDSATRNAGEMIKKQTTLYNRSRQAMITKELIEIISGAEAL from the coding sequence ATGCCGTCCCTTAAGGACCTACGCAACCGCATCGCCTCGGTGAAGGCGACGCAGAAGATCACCAAGGCCATGCAGATGGTCGCGGCTGCCAAGCTGCGGCGCGCGCAGTCGGCCGCCGAGGCCGCGCGCCCCTATGCCGAGCGCATGGAGACGGTGCTGGCCAACCTCGCTTCCGGTGTGACCGGGTCGAGCGCGCCGCGGCTGATCGCCGGCACGGGCTCGGACAAGGTACATCTGCTGCTGGTGCTGACCGCCGAGCGCGGCCTGTGCGGCGCCTTCAACTCGTCGATCTCGCGGCTTGCCCGCGACAAGGCGAATGCGTTGAAGGCCGAGGGCAAGACCGTCAAGATCATCTGCGTCGGCAAGAAGGGCTACGATATCCTGCGTCGGCAGTTCGCCAACGAGATCATCGAGTTCATCGACCTGCGCGAGTTCAAGCAGGTCGGCTTCGTCAACGCCGAGGCGATCGCCCAGAACGTCCTGACCCGCTTCAACAATGGCGAGTTCGATGTCGCGACGCTGTTCTTCTCTAAGTTCAGGTCGGTCATCGCCCAGATCCCGACGGCGCAGCGCATCATCCCGGCCGAGATCCCGGAAGGGACCAAGCAGACGGACGCCGTCTACGATTACGAGCCGGAAGAGGGCGAGATCCTCGAGACGCTGCTGCCGCGCAACCTGACCGTTCAGGTGCTGCGCGGGCTGCTCGAGAACGCCGCGTCCGAGCAGGGCGCGCGCATGTCCGCGATGGACTCCGCCACGCGCAATGCCGGCGAGATGATCAAGAAGCAGACCACGCTCTACAACCGCTCGCGCCAGGCGATGATCACGAAGGAACTGATCGAGATCATCTCCGGCGCGGAAGCGCTTTAA
- a CDS encoding RNA pyrophosphohydrolase — protein MSLPYRPNVGIALFNADGHVFAGRSHSAGPEVVPPGFDWQMPQGGIDSDEDIVTAARRELAEETGITQAELLAVTEEWWSYDFPPYDGPPHKLSAFRGQRQRWVAFRFSGEEREIDIGKPNGDEPPEFSEWRWRPLAEMPELIAPFKRPVYEQVVRAFAAFAGRS, from the coding sequence ATGAGTCTCCCCTATCGTCCCAATGTCGGCATCGCCCTGTTCAACGCGGATGGCCACGTCTTCGCGGGCCGCTCGCATAGCGCAGGACCGGAAGTCGTCCCGCCCGGCTTCGACTGGCAGATGCCGCAGGGTGGCATCGATTCGGACGAGGACATCGTCACGGCCGCCCGGCGCGAGCTCGCGGAGGAGACGGGCATCACTCAGGCCGAGCTGCTGGCGGTCACGGAGGAGTGGTGGAGCTACGACTTCCCGCCCTATGACGGCCCGCCGCACAAGCTCTCCGCCTTCCGCGGCCAACGCCAGCGTTGGGTCGCCTTCCGCTTCTCTGGCGAAGAACGCGAGATCGACATCGGCAAGCCCAATGGCGACGAACCGCCCGAATTCAGCGAATGGCGCTGGCGGCCGCTCGCCGAGATGCCGGAGCTGATCGCGCCTTTCAAGCGGCCGGTCTATGAACAGGTTGTGCGAGCCTTTGCGGCCTTCGCCGGGCGGAGCTGA
- a CDS encoding NADH:flavin oxidoreductase/NADH oxidase has product MPGLFDPFSLKDVTLRNRIVASPMCQYSAEDGLANEWHRAHFAGLARGGSGLVVIEATGVSPEGRITPGCLGLWNDAQAEALAPIVAEMRKAGAVTGIQIGHAGRKASANRPWEGDDHIPVGDPRGWETIAPSAVAQGGGLSRVPRAMTTADIARVRADFVAAAERARDIGIEWLKLHFAHGYLAQSFLSRHANRREDAYGGSFENRSRFLIETLAAVRKVWPENRPLSARLGVIEYDGQDEETLTEAIELVKRFKAEGLDFIDVSVGFSTNEAKIPWGPAFLAPVAERVRRESGLPASTSWYISKPEQADALLREGKVDLVTLGRPLLADPHWPYAAAQALGVENPAWKTLPAPYAHWLARYRAA; this is encoded by the coding sequence ATGCCTGGTCTGTTCGACCCTTTTAGCCTGAAAGACGTCACCCTTCGCAATCGCATCGTTGCCTCTCCGATGTGCCAGTACTCCGCCGAGGACGGCCTCGCGAATGAATGGCATCGCGCGCATTTCGCCGGGCTGGCGCGGGGCGGTTCCGGCCTCGTCGTGATCGAGGCGACCGGCGTCTCGCCGGAGGGACGGATCACGCCCGGCTGCCTCGGTCTTTGGAACGACGCGCAAGCCGAGGCGCTGGCGCCGATCGTCGCCGAGATGCGCAAGGCCGGGGCGGTCACCGGCATCCAGATCGGTCATGCCGGGCGCAAGGCCAGCGCCAATCGCCCCTGGGAAGGCGACGATCATATCCCGGTCGGCGATCCGCGTGGCTGGGAGACGATCGCGCCGTCGGCGGTCGCGCAGGGCGGCGGCCTCTCGCGCGTGCCGCGTGCGATGACCACGGCCGACATCGCGCGGGTCCGCGCCGATTTCGTCGCGGCGGCCGAGCGCGCCCGCGATATCGGCATCGAATGGCTGAAGCTGCATTTCGCCCATGGCTATCTGGCGCAGAGCTTCCTGTCGCGCCACGCCAACCGGCGCGAGGATGCCTATGGCGGCAGCTTCGAGAACCGCAGCCGCTTCCTGATCGAGACGCTGGCCGCCGTGCGCAAGGTCTGGCCGGAGAATCGGCCTCTCTCGGCCCGTCTCGGCGTCATCGAGTATGATGGCCAGGACGAGGAGACGCTGACCGAGGCGATCGAGCTGGTGAAGCGGTTCAAGGCCGAGGGACTCGACTTCATCGATGTCAGCGTCGGCTTCTCGACCAATGAAGCCAAGATTCCGTGGGGGCCGGCTTTCCTGGCGCCGGTCGCCGAGCGGGTGCGCCGAGAGAGCGGGTTACCGGCCTCGACGAGCTGGTACATCAGCAAGCCGGAGCAGGCCGACGCGCTGTTGCGCGAAGGCAAGGTCGATCTCGTCACGCTGGGCCGGCCGCTGCTGGCCGACCCGCACTGGCCCTATGCGGCGGCGCAGGCGCTCGGCGTCGAGAATCCCGCCTGGAAGACCCTGCCGGCGCCCTACGCCCACTGGCTGGCGCGCTACCGCGCTGCGTGA
- a CDS encoding helix-turn-helix domain-containing protein — protein MRHARLPALEEIALEDVFHALSDPFRLGVVRQLATEGEASCQALEGDRPKSSVSHHFRVLREAGLIRTRNEGATRMNALRREDIEGRFPGLLACVLSRQDG, from the coding sequence ATGCGACACGCCCGCCTGCCCGCCCTGGAAGAAATAGCGCTCGAGGATGTCTTTCACGCTCTGAGCGATCCGTTCCGGCTGGGTGTCGTCCGCCAGCTCGCGACCGAGGGCGAGGCGAGCTGCCAGGCGCTGGAAGGCGACCGGCCGAAATCCAGCGTCTCCCATCATTTCCGCGTCCTGCGCGAAGCGGGGCTGATCCGCACTCGCAACGAGGGCGCGACGCGGATGAATGCGCTACGCCGCGAGGATATCGAAGGCCGTTTTCCCGGCCTCCTCGCCTGCGTGCTGTCCAGACAGGACGGTTGA